A portion of the Bactrocera neohumeralis isolate Rockhampton chromosome 2, APGP_CSIRO_Bneo_wtdbg2-racon-allhic-juicebox.fasta_v2, whole genome shotgun sequence genome contains these proteins:
- the LOC126750923 gene encoding two pore potassium channel protein sup-9, protein MFVRYPWSFVRLHICLLVRLFSTHWNHTQKRRDGIFCKVGIPLGLVMFQSIGERLNKFASVIIRRAKRYMHCTQTEATEMNLMLATGMLSSIIITTGAAVFSRYEGWSYFDSFYYCFVTLTTIGFGDYVALQNDQALINKPGYVALSLVFILFGLAVVAASINLLVLRFMTMQAEDAKRNEQDAQEAAATAFSHQQLAYDVESSNFNMHGKMLLNSNYTTDFDETLSICSCTCLGGTKCLNHEPFVDPDFRPTDIVESTLSLKRASV, encoded by the exons ATGTTCGTACGCTATCCTTGGTCGTTTGTACGtttacatatttgcttattgGTGCGGCTGTTTTCGACTCACTGGAATCACACACAGAAGCGAAGAGATGGGATTTTCTGcaag GTTGGCATTCCGTTGGGCCTTGTCATGTTCCAGTCGATTGGAGAACGTTTAAATAAGTTCGCTTCAGTAATAATACGACGAGCGAAACGTTATATGCACTGCACTCAAACCGAGGCaactgaaatgaatttaatgttaGCGACGGGTATGCTATCGTCCATCATTATAACCACTGGCGCAGCAGTCTTTTCACGCTATGAGGGCTGGAGTTATTTCGACAGTTTCTATTACTGCTTTGTGACGCTTACAACCATCGGATTCGGTGACTATGTGGCGTTGCAAAACGATCAGGCGCTGATCAATAAACCCGGCTATGTTGCGCTCAGTTTGGTGTTTATTCTATTTGGACTTGCGGTAGTCGCTGCCAGTATCAATCTGCTGGTTCTTCGCTTCATGACCAT GCAAGCCGAAGATGCAAAACGTAACGAACAGGATGCTCAAGAAGCCGCGGCAACTGCTTTCTCTCATCAACAACTAGCCTACGACGTCGAATCCAGTAATTTCAATATGCATGGTAAAATGTTACTGAACTCAAATTATACGACAGACTTCGATGAAACTTTATCAATTTGTTCATGCACGTGCCTTGGGGGTACAAAGTGTCTAAATCATGAACCATTTGTTGATCCCGATTTTCGACCTACTGATATCGTTGAGAGTACGCTGAGTTTGAAGCGTGCATCGGTTTGA
- the LOC126750919 gene encoding tubulin beta-2 chain, with amino-acid sequence MREIVHIQAGQCGNQIGGKFWEVISDEHCIDATGTYYGDSDLQLERINVYYNEATGAKYVPRAILVDLEPGTMDSVRSGAFGQIFRPDNFVFGQSGAGNNWAKGHYTEGAELVDSVLDVVRKESEGCDCLQGFQLTHSLGGGTGSGMGTLLISKIREEYPDRIMNTFSVVPSPKVSDTVVEPYNATLSVHQLVENTDETYCIDNEALYDICFRTLKLTTPTYGDLNHLVSATMSGVTTCLRFPGQLNADLRKLAVNMVPFPRLHFFMPGFAPLTSRGSQQYRALTVPELTQQMFDAKNMMAACDPRHGRYLTVAAIFRGRMSMKEVDEQMLNIQNKNSSFFVEWIPNNCKTAVCDIPPRGLKMSATFIGNSTAIQELFKRVSEQFTAMFRRKAFLHWYTGEGMDEMEFTEAESNMNDLVSEYQQYQEATADEEGEFDEDEEGGGDE; translated from the exons ATGCGCGAAATCGTACATATACAGGCCGGACAATGTGGCAATCAGATTGGCGGTAAATTTTGGGAAGTGATATCTGATGAACATTGCATTGATGCCACAGGCACTTATTATGGCGATAGCGATTTACAACTAGAACGTATTAATGTGTATTATAATGAAGCTACTGGTGCCAAATATGTACCTCGTGCCATTTTGGTCGATTTAGAACCGGGCACTATGGACTCGGTACGTTCTGGGGCTTTCGGGCAAATCTTCCGTCCGGATAATTTTGTATTTGGTCAGTCAGGAGCGGGTAATAATTGGGCCAAGGGCCATTATACAGAAGGCGCAGAACTGGTGGACTCCGTACTTGATGTTGTACGCAAAGAGTCGGAAGGATGTGATTGTCTACAG gGATTTCAGTTAACGCATTCTCTTGGTGGCGGCACAGGCTCTGGCATGGGCACACTATTGATATCGAAAATTCGTGAAGAATATCCTGATCGTATTATGAATACATTTTCTGTAGTGCCCTCGCCTAAAGTATCCGATACTGTGGTAGAGCCATACAATGCTACGCTGAGTGTACATCAGCTGGTAGAAAACACTGATGAAACATACTGCATCGACAATGAAGCTCTATATGACATCTGTTTCCGTACGTTAAAGCTAACTACGCCTACCTATGGTGACCTAAATCATCTGGTATCTGCAACAATGTCTGGAGTAACGACATGTTTACGCTTTCCTGGTCAGCTAAATGCAGATCTGCGAAAGTTGGCTGTGAATATGGTGCCATTTCCTCGTTTACATTTCTTTATGCCTGGTTTCGCTCCCTTGACCTCTCGTGGTTCGCAACAGTATCGGGCACTAACCGTACCTGAATTAACACAACAGATGTTTGACGCTAAGAACATGATGGCTGCTTGCGATCCGCGTCATGGGCGGTATTTAACGGTAGCAGCCATATTTAGAGGGCGTATGTCAATGAAGGAAGTGGACGAACAAATGctgaatattcaaaataaaaacagcaGCTTCTTTGTGGAATGGATTCCAAATAACTGCAAAACAGCTGTTTGTGACATACCTCCACGTGGCTTAAAAATGTCCGCCACATTTATTGGAAATTCAACAGCGATTCAGGAATTGTTTAAACGAGTTTCCGAACAATTCACGGCAATGTTTAGGCGTAAAGCTTTTTTGCATTGGTACACCGGGGAGGGTATGGATGAGATGGAGTTTACCGAAGCAGAGAGCAACATGAACGATTTGGTATCGGAATACCAACAATATCAAGAAGCGACCGCTGATGAAGAGGGAGAATTCGACGAGGATGAAGAAGGAGGTGGAGATGAATAA
- the LOC126750921 gene encoding omega-amidase NIT2 isoform X1, with product MSQLSKQHLYMLLEIMRLVLLQLKVGEDKSSNIHNAVDKIAQAVHEYKPRMVTLPECFNCPYGTKYFRKYSETIPDGYTSQQLSASAKAHGIYIIGGTIPELGENDRIYNTCTIWDPTGKLIAKYRKMHLFDIDIEGGIRFKESETLTAGTDFTVVDVDGHKIGVGICYDIRFEELARVYRNEGCEMIIYPGAFNMTTGPLHWELLQRSRANDNQLYVVTTSPARDENAEYVAWGHSTVVNPWGQILKKASQNEDLISVDIDFSIVEQVRAQIPTFKQRRLDMYVTTRLK from the exons atGAGCCAATTGTCGAAAc AACATTTGTATATGCTCTTAGAGATTATGCGATTGGTTCTACTTCAATTGAAAGTTGGTGAAGATAAATCGTCGAACATACATAATGCTGTTGACAAAATTGCTCAAGCTGTACATGAATATAAACCTCGCATGGTAACTTTGCCTGAATGTTTTAATTGTCCTTATGGTACCAAATACTTCAGGAAATACTCTGAAACAATACCAGATGGTTACACTTCACAGCAGCTTTCTGCCTCCGCAAAGGCTCATGGTATTTATATTATTGGAGGAACGATACCAGAGCTAGGTGAAAATGATCGCATTTACAATACTTGCACTATTTGGGACCCTACTGGAAAATTGATTGCGAAATATCGTAAAATGCATCtttttgatattgatattgaagGAGGAATTCGCTTCAAAGAGTCGGAAACCTTAACTGCGGGTACCGATTTTACTGTGGTAGATGTAGACGGTCATAAAATTGGTGTTGGTATCTGCTATGATATACGTTTTGAAGAGTTGGCCCGAGTATACCGGAACGAAG GTTGTGAGATGATAATCTACCCCGGTGCATTTAATATGACTACAGGTCCTTTACATTGGGAGCTTTTGCAACGTTCGCGAGCCAACGACAATCAATTGTATGTTGTAACGACATCGCCTGCTCGTGATGAAAATGCTGAATATGTGGCTTGGGGTCACTCAACTGTAGTTAATCCGTGGggtcaaattttaaaaaaagcttctcAAAACGAAGATTTAATTTCAGTAGATATTG ATTTTTCAATCGTAGAACAAGTTC
- the LOC126750921 gene encoding omega-amidase NIT2 isoform X2: MSQLSKQIMRLVLLQLKVGEDKSSNIHNAVDKIAQAVHEYKPRMVTLPECFNCPYGTKYFRKYSETIPDGYTSQQLSASAKAHGIYIIGGTIPELGENDRIYNTCTIWDPTGKLIAKYRKMHLFDIDIEGGIRFKESETLTAGTDFTVVDVDGHKIGVGICYDIRFEELARVYRNEGCEMIIYPGAFNMTTGPLHWELLQRSRANDNQLYVVTTSPARDENAEYVAWGHSTVVNPWGQILKKASQNEDLISVDIDFSIVEQVRAQIPTFKQRRLDMYVTTRLK, encoded by the exons atGAGCCAATTGTCGAAAc AGATTATGCGATTGGTTCTACTTCAATTGAAAGTTGGTGAAGATAAATCGTCGAACATACATAATGCTGTTGACAAAATTGCTCAAGCTGTACATGAATATAAACCTCGCATGGTAACTTTGCCTGAATGTTTTAATTGTCCTTATGGTACCAAATACTTCAGGAAATACTCTGAAACAATACCAGATGGTTACACTTCACAGCAGCTTTCTGCCTCCGCAAAGGCTCATGGTATTTATATTATTGGAGGAACGATACCAGAGCTAGGTGAAAATGATCGCATTTACAATACTTGCACTATTTGGGACCCTACTGGAAAATTGATTGCGAAATATCGTAAAATGCATCtttttgatattgatattgaagGAGGAATTCGCTTCAAAGAGTCGGAAACCTTAACTGCGGGTACCGATTTTACTGTGGTAGATGTAGACGGTCATAAAATTGGTGTTGGTATCTGCTATGATATACGTTTTGAAGAGTTGGCCCGAGTATACCGGAACGAAG GTTGTGAGATGATAATCTACCCCGGTGCATTTAATATGACTACAGGTCCTTTACATTGGGAGCTTTTGCAACGTTCGCGAGCCAACGACAATCAATTGTATGTTGTAACGACATCGCCTGCTCGTGATGAAAATGCTGAATATGTGGCTTGGGGTCACTCAACTGTAGTTAATCCGTGGggtcaaattttaaaaaaagcttctcAAAACGAAGATTTAATTTCAGTAGATATTG ATTTTTCAATCGTAGAACAAGTTC
- the LOC126750921 gene encoding omega-amidase NIT2 isoform X3 produces the protein MLLEIMRLVLLQLKVGEDKSSNIHNAVDKIAQAVHEYKPRMVTLPECFNCPYGTKYFRKYSETIPDGYTSQQLSASAKAHGIYIIGGTIPELGENDRIYNTCTIWDPTGKLIAKYRKMHLFDIDIEGGIRFKESETLTAGTDFTVVDVDGHKIGVGICYDIRFEELARVYRNEGCEMIIYPGAFNMTTGPLHWELLQRSRANDNQLYVVTTSPARDENAEYVAWGHSTVVNPWGQILKKASQNEDLISVDIDFSIVEQVRAQIPTFKQRRLDMYVTTRLK, from the exons ATGCTCTTAGAGATTATGCGATTGGTTCTACTTCAATTGAAAGTTGGTGAAGATAAATCGTCGAACATACATAATGCTGTTGACAAAATTGCTCAAGCTGTACATGAATATAAACCTCGCATGGTAACTTTGCCTGAATGTTTTAATTGTCCTTATGGTACCAAATACTTCAGGAAATACTCTGAAACAATACCAGATGGTTACACTTCACAGCAGCTTTCTGCCTCCGCAAAGGCTCATGGTATTTATATTATTGGAGGAACGATACCAGAGCTAGGTGAAAATGATCGCATTTACAATACTTGCACTATTTGGGACCCTACTGGAAAATTGATTGCGAAATATCGTAAAATGCATCtttttgatattgatattgaagGAGGAATTCGCTTCAAAGAGTCGGAAACCTTAACTGCGGGTACCGATTTTACTGTGGTAGATGTAGACGGTCATAAAATTGGTGTTGGTATCTGCTATGATATACGTTTTGAAGAGTTGGCCCGAGTATACCGGAACGAAG GTTGTGAGATGATAATCTACCCCGGTGCATTTAATATGACTACAGGTCCTTTACATTGGGAGCTTTTGCAACGTTCGCGAGCCAACGACAATCAATTGTATGTTGTAACGACATCGCCTGCTCGTGATGAAAATGCTGAATATGTGGCTTGGGGTCACTCAACTGTAGTTAATCCGTGGggtcaaattttaaaaaaagcttctcAAAACGAAGATTTAATTTCAGTAGATATTG ATTTTTCAATCGTAGAACAAGTTC